From a single Rutidosis leptorrhynchoides isolate AG116_Rl617_1_P2 unplaced genomic scaffold, CSIRO_AGI_Rlap_v1 contig524, whole genome shotgun sequence genomic region:
- the LOC139884250 gene encoding LOW QUALITY PROTEIN: putative pentatricopeptide repeat-containing protein At3g25060, mitochondrial (The sequence of the model RefSeq protein was modified relative to this genomic sequence to represent the inferred CDS: inserted 1 base in 1 codon): MLSILCCPGRIKTLLSTWKHKTAIAQIHAFMIVTGLLSQRNSPGSLISSYARLHEIVLARQVFDKTPKRGIHSWNAMIVAFSRAERPNEVLGLYEKMILEGVRPDSSIFTLAIKACINVMEWEKGDEIWQKALDCGYENDVFVGSSVVNLYAKCGKMDEATAVFNKMLRRDLVCWTTLVTGFTQSNRPREAIDVIRRMQEDGMELDKVVMVGLTKACADLGDLKLARSAHGYIIKRDLLMNIEVQNNLVNMYAKNGHLDHATHVFNNITHKHVIHWNTLISGIAXNGFANHALDILVHMQNHGFKPSSVSLVSSLLACSQAGVLKLGKSIHGYIVRMFDFDEAFSTATIDMYSKCGAISSARKIFDHVEYSKDLIAWNAMISAYGSHGYGKDALSLFLQMLIETGLRPDDATFASLLSALSHSGLVEEGRHCFHLMVTDYKIKPSEKHYVCMVDLLARAGKVEEAYEMIDAMDVEPSLAIWAALLSGCHHHRNSLIGEKVAKKVLDLNCSEDLGVQALVTNFFAMGKKWDEVAGVRKKMRNAGFKKVPAYSAVEVNGQLRSFFKMEGSHHQYEDIVSMLNQLDHEMRVESCAPHIETC, from the exons ATGTTGTCAATTCTATGTTGTCCAGGACGTATCAAAACATTACTCTCAACGTGGAAACACAAGACCGCCATTGCTCAGATTCACGCTTTTATGATCGTTACTGGTCTTCTTTCTCAACGAAATTCCCCTGGAAGTCTCATATCGTCCTATGCTCGCCTCCACGAGATAGTCTTGGCACGCCAAGTGTTCGACAAAACTCCTAAACGAGGCATACATTCCTGGAACGCTATGATTGTTGCATTCTCACGTGCAGAAAGGCCAAATGAAGTTTTGGGTCTTTACGAAAAGATGATTCTTGAAGGAGTTAGACCAGACAGCTCTATTTTTACCCTTGCTATAAAGGCTTGCATCAATGTAATGGAGTGGGAGAAGGGAGATGAAATTTGGCAGAAAGCATTGGATTGTGGTTATGAGAATGATGTGTTTGTTGGGTCATCTGTTGTAAATTTGTATGCTAAATGTGGGAAGATGGATGAAGCTACTGCAGTGTTTAATAAGATGCTGAGAAGGGACCTTGTTTGTTGGACAACTCTTGTTACAGGGTTCACTCAGAGTAACCGGCCGAGAGAAGCCATTGATGTAATCAGAAGGATGCAGGAAGACGGGATGGAATTAGATAAGGTCGTAATGGTGGGATTGACTAAAGCTTGTGCAGATTTGGGTGACCTAAAATTGGCTCGTTCTGCTCACGGATACATCATTAAGAGAGATCTTCTGATGAATATTGAAGTTCAGAATAACCTAGTGAATATGTATGCAAAGAATGGACACCTGGACCATGCAACTCATGTTTTTAACAACATAACTCATAAACATGTTATCCATTGGAATACGTTAATTTCCGGCATTG CAAATGGTTTTGCCAATCATGCACTTGATATTCTGGTACATATGCAAAATCACGGGTTCAAACCAAGTTCAGTGTCTCTTGTGAGTTCACTCCTAGCATGCTCACAGGCTGGGGTTCTGAAATTGGGGAAATCCATACACGGATATATTGTCAGAATGTTTGATTTTGATGAAGCTTTTTCTACTGCAACAATCGACATGTATTCGAAATGTGGAGCTATTTCATCCGCACGGAAAATCTTCGATCACGTTGAATATTCTAAGGACTTGATTGCATGGAATGCTATGATATCAGCCTATGGAAGCCATGGATATGGTAAAGATGCCCTATCACTTTTCCTCCAGATGCTAATAGAAACTGGATTAAGACCAGATGATGCAACATTTGCATCTCTTCTCTCAGCTCTTAGTCATTCAGGACTAGTCGAAGAAGGCCGTCACTGTTTCCATCTCATGGTTACTGACTATAAAATCAAGCCAAGTGAGAAGCATTATGTATGCATGGTGGATCTTTTGGCTCGTGCTGGAAAAGTGGAAGAAGCTTATGAGATGATTGATGCCATGGATGTGGAACCTAGCCTAGCTATATGGGCTGCGCTCCTGTCAGGTTGCCACCATCATCGGAATTCACTGATTGGAGAGAAGGTGGCGAAAAAAGTTCTTGACTTGAACTGCAGCGAGGACTTGGGAGTTCAGGCATTGGTCACTAATTTCTTTGCCATGGGTAAGAAATGGGATGAAGTTGCTGGTGTAAGGAAGAAAATGAGAAATGCCGGGTTTAAGAAAGTGCCTGCGTATAGTGCTGTTGAAGTAAATGGCCAGCTTCGCAGTTTTTTCAAAATGGAAGGGAGCCACCATCAGTATGAAGATATTGTGTCTATGCTTAATCAGCTAGATCATGAGATGAGAGTAGAGAGTTGTGCGCCACATATCGAAACTTGTTGA
- the LOC139884251 gene encoding uncharacterized protein → MIQLLFLVLLGEGAIALLLLVKIGPLRELVIKGLEQLKLGRGPATMKTIAATMSVILLSSFMSIIKIQNKGAKLGTMSPMDQVLWRTHLLEASLISFTLFLGFVIDRMHQYLSKLIRIRDSVGSSKEELEKLKKEKTELSEKETKTSKEMKRLREQVSTLNENLKKLKLECEEKDKKIETADAHVASLQKQSADLLLEYDRLLEDNQNLQTQAQGYKKAEEIFIRMLGFLTIF, encoded by the exons ATGATTCAGTTGTTGTTCTTAGTTTTGCTTGGTGAAGGAGCTATAGCATTGCTATTGCTGGTGAAGATTGGGCCATTAAGAGAGCTTGTGATAAAGGGTTTGGAACAATTGAAGTTGGGAAGAGGTCCTGCCACTATGAAGACAATCGCAGCCACCATGTCTGTCATCCTCTTGTCCAGCTTTATGAGCATCATCAAGATCCAGAACAAAGGTGCTAAGCTTGGTACCATGTCTCCCATGGATCAGGTCTTGTGGAGGACCCACTTGTTGGAGGCTTCACTCATCA GTTTTACCCTATTTCTTGGTTTCGTAATTGATCGTATGCACCAATATCTCTCTAAGCTTATAAGAATCAGAGATAGCGTAGGATCTTCAAAAGAGGAACTTGAAAAGCTAAAAAAGGAGAAGACGGAGCTCTCAGAGAAGGAAACAAAGACTTCAAAAGAGATGAAACGGCTACGAGAACAAGTTTCTACTCTAAATGAAAATTTGAAGAAGCTAAAATTAGAATGTGAAGAGAAAGACAAGAAGATCGAAACGGCAGATGCACACGTTGCTTCCCTCCAGAAACAATCTGCAGACCTTCTTCTAGAATATGACCGTTTATTAGAAGATAACCAGAATCTTCAGACTCAAGCACAAGGATACAAAAAAGCTGAGGAAATTTTCATAAGGATGCTAGGATTTTTAACCATATTTTGa